In Emys orbicularis isolate rEmyOrb1 chromosome 12, rEmyOrb1.hap1, whole genome shotgun sequence, one genomic interval encodes:
- the LOC135886936 gene encoding olfactory receptor 13A1-like, with protein MEHSNHTRVTEFIMQGIFDHPHHEGLFFGLFLCLYTAVVMGNSLIIVAIVIHPPLHTPMYFFITNLALVDILCTSSVVPKMLENLMQEKKTISFGGCITQLFVFTSSLATELLLLTVMSYDRYVAICHPLHYVKLMSKEICIHLAVSVWAVGTISSFVNILLVLRLDFCGPNLIQHFFCEFPTILALSCSSTYLNEIMMLMADIFLAMGNFLLTTVSYSFIIITILKIQSSKGKQRAFSTCSSHLLVVTLYYSTTIYSYIRPTSSNSQDKDKRVAIMYTLVTPTLNPVIYSLRNNEVKVAIRKILPFTTK; from the coding sequence ATGGAACATAGTAACCACACCAGAGTGACTGAGTTCATCATGCAGGGGATCTTTGACCATCCTCACCACGAGGGGCTGTTCTTTGGGCTATTCCTGTGCCTTTATACAGCTGTCGTCATGGGCAATTCCCTGATCATTGTGGCTATTGTCATCCACCCACCTCTCCACACTCCCATGTACTTCTTCATCACCAATTTAGCCCTGGTTGACATTTTGTGCACTTCCTCGGTTGTACCTAAAATGCTGGAAAACCTGATGCAGGAGAAGAAAACCATCTCCTTTGGAGGCTGCATCACCCAGCTTTTTGTCTTTACATCGTCATTGGCGACGGAACTTCTGCTGCTCACTGTCATGTCATATGACCGGTATGTAGCCATTTGCCACCCCTTGCATTATGTAAAACTCATGAGCAAGGAAATTTGCATCCATTTAGCAGTCAGTGTCTGGGCGGTTGGTACCATCAGTTCATTTGTCAACATATTGCTTGTGCTGCGCCTGGATTTTTGCGGGCCCAACCTAATCCAGCATTTCTTCTGTGAGTTCCCAACAATACTGGCGCTGTCCTGCAGCTCCACCTACCTCAACGAAATCATGATGCTCATGGCTGACATCTTCCTGGCCATGGGGAACTTCCTGCTGACCACCGTATCCTATAgcttcatcatcatcaccatcctGAAAATCCAGAGCTCCAAAGGGAAGCAgagagccttctccacctgctcctcccacctgctTGTGGTCACCTTGTACTACTCCACCACCATCTACTCATACATCCGGCCGACCTCCAGTAACTCGCAGGACAAGGACAAGAGGGTGGCCATAATGTACACCCTAGTCACTCCCACCCTGAATCCTGTGATCTACAGTTTGCGCAATAATGAGGTCAAAGTGGCAATCAGGAAAATCCTTCCATTCACCACAAAATAA
- the LOC135886292 gene encoding olfactory receptor 13G1-like: protein MEHSNHTRATEFVMQGLFNHPHHQGLFFGLFLCLYTAVVMGNSLIIVAIVIHPPLHTPMYFFITNLALVDILCTSSVVPKMLENLMQEKKTISFGGCITQLFVLTSSLGIELLLLAVMSYDRYVAICHPLHYVKLMSKEICIHLAVSVWAVGTISSFVNILLVLRLDFCGPNLIQHFFCEFPTILALSCSSTYLNEIMMFMADIFLAMGNFLLTTVSYSFIIITILKIQSSKGKQRAFSTCSSHLLVVTLYYSTIIYTYIQPTSSYSLDKNKKVAIMYTLVTPILNPVIYSLRNKEVKVAMKKILLFTTKK, encoded by the coding sequence ATGGAACATAGTAACCACACCAGAGCGACTGAGTTCGTCATGCAGGGGCTCTTTAACCATCCTCACCACCAGGGGCTGTTCTTTGGGCTATTTCTGTGCCTTTATACAGCTGTCGTCATGGGCAATTCCCTGATCATTGTGGCTATTGTCATCCACCCGCCTCTTCACACTCCCATGTACTTCTTCATCACCAATTTAGCCCTGGTTGACATTTTGTGCACTTCCTCGGTTGTACCTAAAATGCTGGAAAACCTGATGCAGGAGAAGAAAACCATCTCCTTTGGAGGCTGCATCACCCAGCTTTTTGTCTTAACATCATCACTGGGGATAGAGCTTCTGCTGCTCGCTGTCATGTCATATGACCGATATGTAGCCATTTGCCACCCTTTACATTATGTAAAACTCATGAGCAAGGAAATTTGCATCCATTTAGCAGTCAGTGTCTGGGCGGTTGGTACCATCAGTTCATTTGTCAACATATTGCTTGTGCTGCGCCTGGATTTTTGCGGGCCCAACCTCATCCAGCATTTCTTCTGTGAGTTCCCAACAATACTGGCGCTGTCCTGCAGCTCCACCTACCTCAACGAAATCATGATGTTCATGGCTGACATCTTCCTGGCCATGGGGAACTTCCTGCTGACCACCGTGTCCTATAGCTTCATCATCATCACTATCTTGAAAATCCAGAGCTCCAAAGGGAAGCAGAgagccttttccacctgctcctcccacctgctTGTGGTCACCTTGTACTACTCCACCATCATCTACACCTACATCCAGCCCACCTCCAGTTACTCATTGGATAAAAACAAGAAGGTGGCCATAATGTACACCCTAGTCACTCCCATCCTGAATCCTGTGATCTACAGTCTGCGCAATAAGGAGGTCAAAGTGGCCATGAAGAAAATTCTTCTATTCAccacaaaaaaataa